The Apium graveolens cultivar Ventura chromosome 10, ASM990537v1, whole genome shotgun sequence nucleotide sequence TATAACATTTACTTAAACATTCATATTTCACACAATAACGcatagttcacatttaaatacCTTAATCCCTATTTAAAACGGGTTCcgttcaacctgacggcccgacaacactgcttatcccctaagctgactcatcaaattGGAACGGGTTattttacgttcccagttactattatacaataaagacaattaaccaacaaaatcatttaacaTTTTGTTTATTCACATGATTTAGAATTATTACACAAAAGTATACTTTATTTACTTAATCACGTCGTGAAATTTCCGGTCGCTAAAATGAGGTTTTCATATTAGATCGAAATTTAAATTTAGGGAATTGCGTCGACGTGATTGTAAGGAAAAAGTGAGATGATACTGTTTTGTTTTGAATATGATAAATTCTGAATTGTATGTATACACATATAGTAACATGTATTATACGTATATAACATGTATACTACTGTAAAAGAATGACAATATACTGAAAATTTGCAGAAAACTGAAGGACATATTAGCCATTTAATAGTATAAAAGCCTTCATGCTTTATACCTTCAGGTAGATTGAAGGATGAATATTCAATTGTATGTGTACGTATAAGACGATAAATGGTGAATTGATGGGTAAAAGTAGATATGCTTGTTAGTTTGGATATGTTGGATTAGTTGTGCCGGGATAAGTTTTTTTATTTgtgatttttttgttttttgaGGAGCTGTTTGGCTCGGCTCGGTTCGACTTGGATCGTATTTGTTCGTGAAAAAACTCGTGTCAGCCCGTTAGTTTCATCACCTGACTCGTcatgaaaaattaaaaatttgactcGTTTATGTCAAAACTCGTCtcagctcggctcggctcgtctCGATTCGATTCGTGAATATAAAGATACTTTCTCTTCACTCGATCTTTAATTTATTTTATGTactattattataaaatatttacactatattatatattattagtTATAATAACCAAGTTGAAAAAatagaaatatttttaaaacaagaaaaatcaaatgAAAAAATCACTACAATTAAATAAACATTAGCTAAAAAAAAGATTTAAGAAGCCCCATTTCtgaataaaaataattgtagGCTAGCTCTGTTTTGTGTGCTTCACTTTAGCCCTCGTCTTTTTTCTACTCAATCGATCTCTAACACACCCACCATCTCAACTCTACGCCGATCATGACGCTTGGCTCAGGAGGATCTAGTGTCGTCGGTAACTTTTTTCTCACTTTTCAACCACAATTATTTAGACTTGCAGCTCGATTATTTACTATAATTAGATTTATCTTTTAATCGTATTTTGAGTGATTTTACTGCTTTTAGTGTCAATTTTCgtttgtaaatgattttgattagtacTGTGTTGGTTTATCTACTATTTTTTTAATGTATTGACAATTGTTTTGTTATTTGCTTGATTGAAATTAGATTCTTCGTGTATTTGTTGCGGTTAATATGTTTTTTGTTGGATTACTTGTGATGTAGTGACACATGTTTGATTGAGTAAGATGACTATTGTATCGATATATTCggttaattttttatttaaaagcATTTTGTGAGATGATTGAACTTGTTTGATTATTGCATCTTGTTTTGTCATACATTTTGTTGTGAATATGAGGGAAAACATACTACGTATATTAAGATGGGTGTTAATATCCGATTATAAATTGTAGAGGTATAAATTATTAAGATATACTCCCTCCGCCCCACTGGGTTGTTTACATTGGGGGACGGGATGGACGGGGGATCGGCACGCCTTTTAAGGCTCCCGTAAAGCATGAttccctaaataattttaaatatttttttcttttaaataaaaatataatgtttaaactttAATACAGGaaaagaaaattctaaaaataaattatagaactatactttatagtaGCCTTAAAATGCGGGCCAAACATGAGGAAAAATATGTAAAGAATCtggtgggacggagggagtatactTTTAGCATCTGTTAATTGTGAGATGTCGTGGCTGTCATTAGAGGCTCGGAGTCTAGAAATTTCAATTATACGGCTATGTTAAAGATAGAAAACACACGGCAAGGATTAAGGGGGTCAAACTGTGAACACATTTCACTAACTATGTCAAACTTTATATACTTGCTAGGGAATTTTAAGCTTAATTCTGTAGTTTTTATGCTGCTATCTTTGATAATAAAATCTGGCACATAAAGTCAGTTGTTACTCACCACTAATATTGGACGACGTTGGAATATCGATCAAATTATATGAATTTCGACAATGCCATCTAAAAAAAGAAAGAAACGTCTCTTTGTAGAGATATATCATTGATAGAACAAATTGTTTTTGATGCAAATTTGGTGGATCATGTGCACGCATTACTTGATCCCAAAAATGTTTATCAAACAGCTGGAATCAACAATAGTATATTATAATGTTGTTCGGATATGGTCATTCTTTTTTGAATTTCTGAATCTGTCTTCTCATGTTTTTGCTTCTTTACAGTCCCTCGGAATTTTAGATTGCTGGAGGAGCTTGAACGCGGGGAAAAGGGTATTGGCGATGGTACAGTGAGTTATGGAATGGATGACGGAGATGACATTTATATGCGCTCTTGGACAGGGACCATTATTGGTCCTCATAATGTAGGCCCAGTTTTCCTCTTTATAACTGCAGTTTTGTGTTCGCTTGCTTACTTCACATCTGATGAAACAATAATACTGCCCTTATGTGTCCCACTTCCACACACCTATAATCTATTTAGTGAAATATTAAATTTATCCACTTCAACTATCATTTTACATCTTAATGTTTTACACTAAGAAATTTTAACTATTAGCTTTTAACATAATATTATGATTGCTTTAAGtttgattatttatatatttggCCTGGTATGATTTTAACATCCCTCATGTGTTCCTGCTGTACATAACTGCATTTAAATATATGTAGAATTTTTAGGATGTAAACTTCCTGTACTGCTCTTGCCACTGCTACTTGAATCTTAATGGTGGATGTAGTGCCCTGAGTCCAGGTTTCATAGCCGTAGACATTATTAGGTGATCAGCACACATTTGTACTTGCTTTTGGTTGACAAGATGGTATTGAAGTTTAGTACTGTGTGTTTGACTACTGAAAGATGTAATTTTGTTGCTTTTGAATGTAATGTCTTTGACAACCTACTGAAAACTTAAATGCTTCTAAGTTCCTAGGAACTGTGGCATGTCTAAATACTCTTTTTAATATCCTTAGCAACTTACTTGCTCCAATAATTTTTTCCGGTCTCTGACTGTAAGTTCTATCAGTAGTGATTGTAAAAAGTGCTACACAGAAGATCAGTGGTCTTATTTTACTTAAGAGGCCATTTCTTCCCCCAATAACTATCTACTTTCTTTCTTACTTTCTTTGTTAATCATCATAGATCTCCTGCTGTCCGATGGCATATCCTTCCTTCTCTTTCATACATGCATGCACTTACTCACCCTCAGGATATTGTCACAGAGACAATATGGAGTGGCTAAATTGGTGGGTGCTTGTGAAAAAGTGTCATAATATGGCATTTTAATATTGCTAAACTTATTAGTTTTTTTGCACAGTTAGTCTTTCGCGTCTTTTAAGCAAAACAGGAGAAGGGAGGCAAGTCATAGTTTTACTGATTCCAAACCAGCTCACTTGGTGTAATGGTGATATTATGTGTGCAGGCGCCAAACACTTTATGCAAAATTAATAATTTGGTATCCTGATCTGTGGTGGAGCCTAAAAGTTTAATGGAACATTTTTGTTGGAAATCAAGATAGGTAATGCTAATTTGTGGGCCACTGATAGTGTGTCCAGCTGACGAATTTAAAAAATGAGATTACCTTTGCCCTAAGCTTCACAGCGATGGATGGAGGTTGTGGTAGGGGCAAAAACATATGGATCTTAGTGACTTTATACGACACACCTCTCCCACCTCCCTCTTCCGCTGATTTTAAACTTTGCTTCAAATTTTGTTCTTACACTGTGGTATTTGAAATAAAGTAAGTATTCCATGTGGGACTCCCTCCTACCTTTATTGATGTTGCTGTACTGTCTCATGTTGCTGATTTAATTTCTCAATGTTTGACCTCATCTAAGACGATGTAATACTATTGATACGACTCATAtttcactaatatatatagatttCCCTATTACCAATATAGTGTCCTGAAAAAGTTTACAGTTTACGAACTTTGGTGTTATTTAAATATCTTAGATTTTCAAGACATAAATTTGAGGTGTgcatattttgatttttttaatcgATTAAATGGAGTTTTGGGAAAAAATTAAATCTGGGAACATAATGAGACATGAAACTTGTTCAATTTGTCCCCAAACCCATGTTTCTCGCACCCCATCAACAGGGCATACCTCAGCAGTACATACAAAGACTGGTAAAGTACCTAGCTCAATTATGCCAAACATATATTTGCCCATTTGCTAGGTCCATACATTTCCAAATAACAACTAATCAATCAAAGTTGCTTGTGTATTCATCTTCAGATCTGGCACTGCAATATTTTGAATTTTGATTCTTTAGTCACAGTCTACAAAACATCTTCTTGGTGACCAATATGCTGTTTGTGCATGCCTATCCTGTTGATGCATTGACAGATGTCAATTTATATTTGCTTTCATTTACCGgtgataaataaattttaattaacatATGTTTTCTCTTTCTTTCAGTCTGTACATGAAGGTCGCatttatcagttgaagcttttTTGTGACAAAGATTACCCTGAGAAGCCACCTACTGTTCGCTTCCATTCACGGATCAACATGACTTCTGTGAACCATGAAACTGGAGTGGTAAAAAATTATTCTAATTGATCTTATAGTGCAGAAGACCACAATATAAATTTCTTTATAATGATCCAATTTTTTTGAAGTGTTTCTCATGCTATTAGTGAATCGTGATTCGTGAGTGTGATTTTGTTCAAATGACTGGAAATttcttgaaaacatttttaaaattttaggtaCGAAAAGGTATAAATGGATGAACTATTTTCTTTTAAAGTTATTGTAAGTAGAAACCTTTGGATTTGTATGGGTGGAAGACATAATCAAGTACTGAATAAGGTTTGTAAAAAGAATGCAACCTTTAAAAAGTTTTGTTTCTGGCCTAGTACAAAAACGAGTTCTCTTCTCTAAGCCATAAAAACCTAAATTTGTTTAGCGCGGAAGATGACATGCCATTTCCTTTACTTTCTAGATTGTTTACTGTAGTGCTTAAGACACGTTACATGTAGTTGTGCTGCCGTGGTAGGTTGTTTATGTGAATAATAGATGTGATTATaattttccaagattttgaaacTAGAAGGAAACCATATTAATTCTTAATATGTGATCAAGGAACCTAAAATAACTTGCAAAAAGTGAAATGATCTATAAAAAGGACAAGAGAGAGTATAGAATTTAAAGCTCTATTACTAGTCAAATGTGGTCACCTCATGATGGAAATGGAGGTGAAAAGAGAAGGTAATGTTTGTGTACAGAAGAAAAAGTAGTACTCAGTCTTTTTAGTTGATAGTATTTACCTTCATTTCATGTTAATCATTTTGATATTATGTTCTTAAATTTAAACAGATGAGATCTGTGTTTTTATGAAACTATAGGTTGAACCGAAGAAGTTTGGAATACTGTCAAACTGGCAAAGAGAATACACCATGGAAGATATATTGACTCAGCTGAAGAAAGAGATGGCTGCACCGCATAATCGTAAGCTAGTCCAGCCTCCGGAAGGTACCTATTTCTAGTCCAAGATCATGCAGAATCATGGACTGTCTTTCCGATTCCATATGCAAATTTGTAGTTTGTAATGGTAATCCATCTTGGATTGTAAATGTTATGGAAATGCTTCAAGAAG carries:
- the LOC141692422 gene encoding ubiquitin-conjugating enzyme E2 variant 1D-like, which encodes MTLGSGGSSVVVPRNFRLLEELERGEKGIGDGTVSYGMDDGDDIYMRSWTGTIIGPHNSVHEGRIYQLKLFCDKDYPEKPPTVRFHSRINMTSVNHETGVVEPKKFGILSNWQREYTMEDILTQLKKEMAAPHNRKLVQPPEGTYF